Proteins encoded by one window of Cylindrospermum stagnale PCC 7417:
- a CDS encoding 2Fe-2S iron-sulfur cluster-binding protein: protein MTIRIRFVPDNVTIDAEVGEPLLDVADRAGVLIPTGCLMGSCHACTVELEDGEIIRACLTSVPPGKDELTINVFSDPTW from the coding sequence ATGACTATTCGTATCCGTTTTGTACCAGATAACGTCACCATTGATGCCGAAGTCGGAGAACCCCTATTAGATGTAGCCGATCGCGCTGGGGTGTTAATTCCCACTGGTTGTTTAATGGGTTCATGTCACGCTTGCACCGTGGAACTGGAAGATGGCGAAATCATCCGCGCTTGTCTAACCTCAGTTCCACCAGGAAAAGATGAATTGACAATTAATGTGTTTAGCGATCCAACTTGGTAA
- the cobQ gene encoding cobyric acid synthase CobQ, translating to MKAIMVVGTTSHAGKSLLTTAICRILSRRGWRVAPFKGQNMALNAYVTASGGEIGYAQAVQAWAAGVVPWVEMNPILLKPQGDMTSQVILKGRSVGKVGASDYYEQYFELGWRTIEECLQHLATEFDLLVCEGAGSPAEINLKHRDLTNMRVAKHLNAPTILVVDIDRGGAFAHVVGTLELLEPDERALIKGVVINKFRGQRSILEPGIKWLEERTGIPVVAVIPYLEQVFPAEDSLDLLERKPDKHHAELNIAVIRLPRIANFTDFDPLESEPTVSVKYLSPKQDLGHPDAVIIPGTKTTISDLIMLQKSGMAEAIQNYAASGGTVMGICGGFQMLGQIIADPEGLEGQAGRFQALNLLPIRTVITGQKIARQRQVSSNFPQMGLPVSGFEIHQGRSRIEQQGIGSQAYHPLFDDVNLGLVDSGQSIWGTYLHGIFDNGPWRRAWLNRLRQQRGLKSLPTGVANYREQREQILDSLATEIEKHLDLTPFLS from the coding sequence ATGAAAGCAATTATGGTAGTGGGAACAACATCCCATGCAGGGAAATCACTCTTAACTACAGCTATTTGTCGCATTCTGTCGCGACGTGGCTGGCGAGTGGCTCCCTTTAAAGGGCAAAATATGGCTTTAAATGCTTATGTTACCGCCAGCGGTGGAGAAATTGGCTATGCTCAAGCAGTGCAAGCTTGGGCCGCAGGAGTCGTCCCTTGGGTAGAAATGAACCCGATTTTACTCAAACCCCAAGGGGATATGACCTCCCAAGTAATTCTCAAAGGTCGATCTGTCGGTAAAGTCGGCGCTAGCGATTATTACGAGCAATATTTTGAACTAGGTTGGCGGACTATTGAAGAATGCCTCCAGCATTTAGCAACAGAATTTGATTTGTTAGTTTGTGAAGGTGCCGGTAGTCCAGCAGAGATTAACCTCAAGCACCGCGACTTAACTAATATGCGGGTGGCAAAACATTTGAATGCGCCAACTATATTGGTAGTTGATATTGACCGGGGAGGGGCTTTTGCCCACGTGGTAGGAACTCTAGAGTTATTGGAACCGGATGAACGTGCTCTAATTAAAGGTGTAGTGATTAACAAGTTTCGGGGACAACGCTCAATCCTCGAACCGGGGATAAAATGGTTAGAAGAACGCACTGGTATTCCTGTTGTTGCTGTTATCCCTTATTTAGAACAAGTCTTTCCGGCAGAAGACTCTCTTGATCTGCTGGAACGTAAACCAGACAAACACCACGCCGAACTCAACATCGCCGTCATCCGTTTACCAAGAATTGCCAATTTTACAGACTTTGACCCACTGGAATCAGAACCGACAGTTTCAGTAAAATACCTCAGCCCCAAGCAAGATTTGGGACATCCGGATGCCGTGATTATCCCCGGGACAAAGACGACAATTTCTGACTTAATCATGCTCCAAAAAAGCGGCATGGCAGAAGCAATTCAAAATTATGCTGCATCTGGTGGCACAGTGATGGGGATCTGCGGCGGCTTCCAAATGCTGGGACAAATCATTGCCGATCCAGAAGGGTTAGAGGGACAAGCTGGCAGGTTTCAAGCGTTAAATCTATTACCCATCAGAACTGTAATTACTGGCCAAAAAATCGCCCGTCAGCGCCAAGTAAGCTCGAATTTTCCCCAGATGGGTTTGCCGGTGAGTGGGTTTGAAATCCACCAAGGGCGATCGCGCATCGAACAACAAGGCATAGGTTCCCAAGCCTACCATCCCCTATTTGATGATGTTAATTTAGGGTTGGTGGATAGTGGTCAATCAATTTGGGGTACTTATCTCCACGGTATTTTTGACAATGGCCCTTGGCGTCGTGCTTGGTTAAATCGCCTCCGTCAACAGCGAGGTTTGAAGTCTTTACCTACAGGCGTTGCTAACTACCGGGAACAGCGAGAGCAGATTTTAGACTCCCTAGCCACCGAAATTGAAAAGCATCTAGATTTAACCCCATTTTTATCTTAG
- a CDS encoding Npun_F0494 family protein gives MPAVDSPNPKTFFSTPKTVERAKRSLLCSPFHLSLFARMRHQSVSLGAIALENGVKQGYTQRPLSELVCDNALGWLIQVGVLRREVDGQGITDGFRLTPLGYQLVEQLQAENLTTPSWSDRLSDAVTRWIRLPF, from the coding sequence ATGCCCGCTGTTGATTCCCCAAACCCAAAAACGTTTTTCTCTACTCCTAAAACAGTAGAACGAGCCAAGCGATCGCTTTTGTGTTCGCCCTTCCATCTCAGTTTATTTGCGCGAATGCGTCACCAGAGTGTGTCCTTGGGTGCGATCGCTTTAGAAAATGGTGTCAAGCAAGGCTACACCCAAAGGCCATTATCAGAATTGGTCTGTGACAATGCTTTAGGCTGGCTGATCCAAGTCGGTGTACTGCGGCGAGAAGTCGATGGACAGGGAATTACAGATGGTTTTCGCCTGACGCCCCTAGGTTATCAATTAGTAGAACAATTACAGGCAGAAAATTTGACTACACCCTCATGGAGCGATCGCCTATCCGATGCTGTAACTCGTTGGATTCGACTACCATTTTAG
- a CDS encoding peroxiredoxin yields MPLAVGTDAPAFTAKDTNGNTISLSDFAGKTVVLYFYPKDDTPGCTKQACSFRDAQPNYQSKNVVVLGVSADDEAAHQAFTSKYNLNFPLLADTDKALIKAFDVDGGGYAKRVTYVIDPNGKIVHVDTAVSTATHASDVLTALGI; encoded by the coding sequence ATGCCCCTAGCAGTTGGTACGGATGCACCTGCATTTACCGCTAAAGACACTAACGGCAACACCATCTCATTATCTGATTTTGCAGGTAAAACGGTGGTTTTGTATTTTTACCCCAAAGATGATACGCCAGGCTGCACCAAACAAGCTTGTAGTTTTCGGGATGCCCAACCTAACTATCAAAGTAAAAATGTAGTAGTTCTGGGAGTTAGTGCCGATGATGAAGCCGCCCATCAAGCATTCACCAGCAAATACAATCTGAATTTCCCCTTACTGGCTGACACTGACAAAGCCCTCATCAAAGCTTTCGATGTCGATGGCGGTGGTTATGCCAAGCGCGTTACCTATGTCATCGATCCTAACGGCAAAATCGTTCATGTTGACACTGCTGTCAGCACAGCTACCCACGCTAGCGATGTTTTAACGGCACTGGGAATTTAG
- a CDS encoding ABC transporter permease, whose translation MSVTPKTEMNWQQLAAPVAVADTTSNFFGELVQETLALTRRLFIQLQRRPSSLVAGIIQPVMWLVLFGALFQNAPKGLFGSTTNYGQFLSAGIIVFTAFAGALNAGLPVMFDREFGFLNRLLVAPLASRFSIVFASAIFIISQSLLQAAVIVAAAAFLGAGLPDAVGLSAIALIVFLLALGVTAISLGLAFALPGHIELIAVIFVTNLPLLFASTALAPLSFMPHWLQIVATLNPLSYAIEPIRYLYLHSDWGLASVVMQAPWGEVTFGGALLVLLGFAVIALLSIQPQLRRTLA comes from the coding sequence ATGAGTGTAACTCCTAAAACTGAGATGAATTGGCAGCAACTAGCAGCACCTGTTGCAGTTGCTGATACCACCTCCAACTTTTTTGGTGAATTGGTACAAGAGACGCTGGCTTTAACTCGTCGCTTGTTTATTCAACTACAACGTCGTCCCTCTAGCTTAGTTGCGGGAATTATTCAGCCGGTGATGTGGTTGGTACTGTTCGGGGCACTATTCCAAAATGCACCTAAAGGCTTATTTGGTAGTACGACAAATTACGGACAATTTTTGAGTGCAGGGATCATTGTTTTTACAGCCTTTGCAGGGGCGCTGAATGCTGGTTTACCAGTGATGTTTGACCGGGAATTTGGCTTTTTAAATCGCTTGCTAGTAGCGCCGCTAGCTTCTCGCTTTTCAATTGTCTTTGCTTCGGCAATTTTTATTATCAGCCAAAGTTTGCTGCAAGCGGCTGTAATTGTAGCAGCAGCAGCGTTTTTGGGCGCTGGATTACCGGATGCAGTGGGTTTAAGTGCGATCGCTTTAATTGTCTTTCTCCTCGCTTTGGGAGTCACAGCCATCTCCCTCGGTTTGGCTTTTGCCCTACCTGGACATATTGAACTAATTGCCGTAATCTTTGTCACCAACCTGCCGCTGTTGTTTGCCAGCACGGCTTTAGCGCCTTTATCCTTCATGCCTCACTGGTTGCAAATTGTCGCCACCCTCAATCCTCTCAGCTACGCCATTGAACCAATTCGGTATCTCTATTTACATAGTGATTGGGGCTTGGCTAGTGTAGTGATGCAGGCTCCTTGGGGTGAAGTGACTTTTGGGGGAGCGTTGCTGGTGTTACTAGGCTTTGCCGTTATTGCCTTGCTCAGTATTCAACCCCAACTGCGACGAACTCTTGCTTAA
- a CDS encoding daunorubicin resistance protein DrrA family ABC transporter ATP-binding protein — MAPAVLIQNLQKRYGTVEAVKDVSFQVEPGEIFGLLGPNGAGKTTTLRALCTLTTPDAGKIEVSGISVLDNPKLARQKLGYVAQEVALDKVLTGKELLQLQAALYHLPGAVGKKRIETVLDLLGLQEYANKKTGTYSGGLRKRLDLAAGLLHAPDVLVLDEPTVGLDIESRFVVWDFLRKLRASGTTVLITSHYLEEIDALADRVAIIDRGLVIASGTPSQLKDQVGGDRITLRIREFSPLEEAEKATNLLQALPFVQEVIINSAQGNSLNLVVKPQNDALITIQQTLTASNLPIFGIAQSRPSLDDVYLAATGRTLMDAELAAVSTRDPKAEKKQNMR, encoded by the coding sequence ATGGCGCCCGCCGTTTTAATTCAAAATCTGCAAAAGCGCTACGGCACCGTGGAAGCCGTCAAAGATGTCTCCTTTCAGGTGGAACCTGGGGAAATCTTTGGTTTACTCGGCCCCAATGGCGCGGGTAAAACAACTACTCTGCGTGCCTTGTGTACTCTGACTACGCCAGATGCTGGCAAAATCGAAGTATCTGGTATATCAGTATTAGATAACCCCAAACTAGCTAGACAAAAGCTGGGTTATGTGGCTCAGGAAGTCGCATTAGATAAGGTGCTGACGGGAAAAGAATTGCTGCAACTGCAAGCGGCGCTTTATCACCTCCCCGGTGCAGTAGGGAAAAAGCGTATTGAAACGGTATTAGATTTACTCGGTTTGCAAGAATACGCTAATAAAAAAACAGGAACCTACTCTGGCGGTTTACGCAAGCGCCTAGACTTGGCTGCTGGGTTACTCCATGCGCCTGATGTGCTGGTGTTGGATGAGCCTACAGTGGGGCTTGACATTGAAAGCCGCTTTGTGGTATGGGATTTTCTCCGGAAGTTGCGGGCATCGGGGACTACAGTATTAATTACCAGCCATTATTTAGAAGAAATTGACGCTTTAGCCGATCGCGTGGCAATTATCGATCGCGGGCTTGTAATCGCCTCTGGCACACCTTCCCAGTTAAAAGATCAAGTGGGAGGCGATCGCATAACTTTGCGAATCCGCGAGTTTTCACCGCTCGAAGAAGCAGAAAAAGCCACCAACCTCCTGCAAGCTTTGCCCTTTGTCCAAGAAGTGATCATCAACAGCGCTCAAGGTAATTCACTCAATTTGGTGGTAAAACCCCAAAATGATGCCCTGATTACCATCCAGCAAACCCTCACTGCTTCTAACTTGCCTATATTCGGCATAGCTCAATCTCGCCCCAGCCTAGATGATGTCTACCTTGCCGCTACGGGACGCACCTTAATGGATGCCGAATTAGCAGCAGTCTCCACCCGCGATCCCAAAGCCGAGAAAAAACAAAATATGCGGTAA
- a CDS encoding cytochrome d ubiquinol oxidase subunit II, with the protein METLKYFLPQVWFVILALFLFLYVMLDGFDLGVGILSLTSSDEKRRGILMTSLSNIWDANETWLVLMAGGLFGAFPLAYGTILTALYIPIFTMVFGFTFRGVAFEFRELSNRKILWNLAFGVGSFTAALGQGFALGAVLEGIRVDEAGHFIGTSWDWLSIPSVLVALTLIQGYVLIGSTYLVWKTTGELQQTHYKTAKIAAWTTLLGAIFITISTPIFYESVRSRLFQQPLVYIFAVIPVLGVWLIWQLLNSLNRKEERAPFVWTILLFVLTFIGLGLIVFPYIIPMQITIYQASADPSSLVIMLIFIGFLIPVMLFYNLYQYIVFRGKVTGGEYGE; encoded by the coding sequence ATGGAGACGCTAAAGTATTTTCTCCCCCAAGTTTGGTTTGTAATTTTAGCCCTTTTCCTCTTCCTTTACGTGATGCTAGATGGTTTTGATTTAGGGGTAGGCATATTATCTCTCACTTCCTCTGATGAGAAACGCCGGGGAATTTTAATGACTAGCTTAAGCAATATTTGGGATGCTAATGAAACTTGGTTAGTGCTGATGGCGGGGGGTTTGTTTGGCGCATTTCCCCTTGCTTACGGCACGATTTTAACTGCTTTGTATATACCAATTTTTACAATGGTTTTTGGGTTCACCTTTCGGGGTGTGGCTTTTGAGTTTCGCGAACTTTCCAACCGCAAAATCTTGTGGAATTTAGCTTTTGGTGTCGGTAGTTTTACGGCTGCACTCGGTCAAGGTTTTGCTTTGGGTGCGGTGCTGGAGGGGATTAGGGTTGATGAAGCGGGACATTTTATCGGTACTTCTTGGGACTGGCTGAGTATTCCTTCTGTGCTGGTGGCGTTGACGTTGATTCAGGGATATGTGCTGATTGGTTCAACATATCTCGTGTGGAAAACCACCGGAGAATTACAACAGACTCACTATAAAACAGCGAAGATTGCGGCTTGGACAACGCTGCTAGGGGCGATTTTTATCACGATTAGCACGCCGATATTTTATGAAAGTGTGCGATCGCGTTTGTTCCAGCAACCCCTAGTTTACATCTTTGCCGTCATTCCTGTGTTGGGAGTCTGGTTAATTTGGCAACTCTTAAACAGTCTCAACCGCAAAGAAGAACGCGCACCCTTTGTTTGGACAATTCTGTTGTTTGTGCTGACATTCATCGGTTTGGGTTTGATTGTCTTTCCCTACATCATTCCCATGCAGATAACCATTTATCAAGCATCCGCTGATCCTAGTTCCTTGGTGATTATGCTGATTTTTATCGGCTTCCTCATCCCGGTGATGTTGTTTTACAACCTTTACCAATACATTGTTTTTCGGGGTAAAGTCACTGGTGGTGAATATGGGGAGTAG
- a CDS encoding cytochrome ubiquinol oxidase subunit I — protein MEFLSDSVVLSRMQFALTAIFHILWPVLTTGMGIYLVIIEAIWLKTQNPDYYLHARFWAKFYVLNFGIGVATGIPMEFQFGTNWAPFSEAVGNFFGSVIGFEASWAFMLEAAFLGIMLFGWERVNPTIHFLSTILVAVGANLSTLWILTANSWMQTPAGGELVNGKFVVHDYFQAILNPFMVNSVLHMFFATLETSLFVIGGISAWYILQRRHPAFFAQSLKIVLAAAIAVAPLQIYIGHLSGEQVYHYQPTKLAAMEAQWESSPAGKPADWSLLALPNEKAEKNDWEITIPNGLGYILEFKQNLSQPLRGLKEWKPEDRPRMVGLIYYAFRTMIAIAFFLAGLMLLSTLQWLRGKLSTENITQQRLLMLAWVFAAPLGYIAVESGWIVRCVGRQPWTLYGQIRTVDAASRLPASNVLASLTTFATVYSLLFIAVLYFGSRIIRRGPNLDLPIPGMEITKPAIDTTPGEFIPDERPVEAQQ, from the coding sequence GTGGAATTTTTATCCGATTCAGTTGTGCTATCAAGGATGCAATTTGCCCTAACGGCAATATTCCATATACTTTGGCCCGTCCTAACTACAGGAATGGGAATCTATCTCGTTATTATTGAGGCAATTTGGCTCAAAACTCAGAATCCAGATTATTATCTCCATGCTCGTTTTTGGGCTAAATTCTACGTGCTGAATTTTGGGATTGGTGTAGCAACCGGCATCCCAATGGAATTTCAGTTTGGCACTAATTGGGCACCATTCTCGGAAGCAGTTGGTAACTTTTTTGGCAGCGTTATTGGCTTTGAAGCTTCTTGGGCATTTATGCTAGAAGCTGCCTTTTTAGGAATTATGTTATTTGGCTGGGAGCGTGTCAATCCGACAATTCACTTTCTCTCAACAATTTTAGTTGCTGTTGGCGCTAATCTCTCAACTTTGTGGATTTTAACAGCTAATTCTTGGATGCAAACCCCCGCAGGAGGGGAATTAGTTAATGGTAAATTTGTTGTCCATGATTACTTTCAGGCAATTTTAAATCCCTTCATGGTTAACAGTGTTCTCCACATGTTTTTTGCCACATTGGAGACATCTCTATTTGTGATTGGGGGAATTAGCGCTTGGTATATTCTCCAAAGACGACACCCGGCTTTTTTTGCTCAGTCGTTGAAAATAGTTTTAGCAGCTGCGATCGCAGTTGCCCCACTACAAATCTACATCGGACACCTCAGCGGTGAACAAGTTTATCACTATCAACCCACAAAACTCGCCGCAATGGAAGCCCAGTGGGAATCATCACCGGCTGGAAAACCTGCTGACTGGAGTTTGCTAGCGTTACCCAACGAAAAAGCCGAGAAAAACGACTGGGAAATCACCATCCCCAACGGCTTGGGTTACATTCTGGAATTTAAACAAAATCTTTCTCAACCATTACGCGGTTTAAAGGAGTGGAAACCAGAGGATCGTCCGCGAATGGTGGGTTTAATTTATTATGCCTTTCGCACGATGATCGCGATCGCTTTTTTCCTCGCTGGACTGATGCTGTTAAGCACTCTGCAATGGTTACGGGGTAAACTCTCAACCGAAAATATAACCCAGCAACGTTTGTTAATGCTGGCTTGGGTATTCGCCGCACCTCTAGGATACATCGCCGTTGAGTCAGGTTGGATAGTCCGCTGTGTGGGAAGACAACCTTGGACGCTTTACGGACAAATTCGCACGGTTGATGCTGCTTCTCGTCTACCTGCGAGTAATGTTTTAGCTTCACTCACCACCTTTGCTACAGTCTACAGCCTGTTATTTATCGCCGTTTTGTATTTTGGTAGCCGCATTATCCGCAGAGGGCCAAATCTCGATTTACCAATACCAGGTATGGAGATTACTAAACCTGCAATCGATACCACACCAGGAGAATTTATCCCAGATGAACGTCCTGTAGAAGCACAACAGTGA
- the ald gene encoding alanine dehydrogenase: MEIGVPKETKDQEFRVGLSPSSVRVLRENGHHIFVQTQAGTGAGFTDDDYSSAGAEIVSTLEAAWNRELVVKVKEPLKTEYKFLQKGQILFTYLHLAADRQLTEHLIDCGTCAIAYETVEQPGQNRLPLLTPMSIIAGRLAVQFGARFLERQQGGKGVLLGGVPGVKAGKVVILGGGVVGTEAARIAVGIGAIVQILDVNVERLSYLETLFGSRVELVHSNSAHIEAAVKEADLLIGAVLIPGRRAPILVSRDLVKQMHPGSVIVDVAVDQGGCVETLHATSHTSPVYIDEGVVHYGVPNMPGAVPWTAAQALNNSTLPYVVQLANLGIKALDVNPALGKGLNVQNHRLVHPAVQEVFPDLVS; this comes from the coding sequence ATGGAAATCGGCGTTCCCAAGGAAACTAAAGATCAAGAGTTTCGGGTAGGTTTGAGTCCTTCTAGTGTGCGGGTGCTGCGGGAAAATGGTCATCATATCTTTGTCCAAACCCAAGCAGGTACTGGTGCTGGATTTACAGATGATGACTACAGCAGCGCTGGGGCAGAAATTGTCTCGACACTAGAAGCAGCTTGGAATCGGGAGCTAGTAGTCAAGGTAAAAGAACCGCTGAAAACTGAGTATAAATTTCTGCAAAAAGGGCAAATTTTATTTACTTATTTGCATTTAGCAGCCGATCGCCAATTGACCGAGCATTTAATTGATTGTGGCACTTGTGCGATCGCTTATGAAACCGTAGAACAACCAGGACAAAATAGACTTCCCCTGCTTACCCCCATGAGCATCATCGCCGGTCGGTTGGCGGTACAATTTGGGGCGAGGTTCCTAGAACGCCAGCAAGGGGGCAAAGGTGTACTTTTAGGCGGTGTACCCGGTGTTAAAGCAGGCAAAGTAGTAATTTTAGGCGGTGGCGTTGTCGGCACAGAAGCCGCTAGAATTGCCGTTGGCATCGGTGCGATCGTGCAGATTTTAGACGTCAACGTTGAGCGCTTATCTTATTTAGAAACTTTATTTGGCTCTAGAGTCGAACTGGTTCACAGCAATTCTGCCCACATTGAAGCCGCTGTTAAAGAAGCCGATTTACTCATTGGTGCAGTTTTAATCCCCGGACGCAGGGCACCGATATTAGTATCCCGCGATTTGGTCAAGCAAATGCATCCCGGTTCTGTAATTGTAGATGTAGCGGTTGACCAAGGCGGTTGTGTAGAAACTTTACACGCCACATCTCACACTAGCCCAGTATATATTGATGAGGGCGTAGTCCATTATGGCGTTCCCAATATGCCAGGGGCTGTACCTTGGACGGCAGCCCAAGCACTCAACAACAGTACATTACCTTATGTTGTGCAGTTGGCAAATTTGGGAATTAAGGCTTTGGATGTTAACCCAGCTTTAGGTAAGGGTTTAAATGTCCAAAATCATCGCTTGGTGCATCCGGCTGTGCAAGAGGTTTTCCCTGATTTGGTGAGTTAA
- a CDS encoding chlorophyll a/b-binding protein — translation MTQPQPTVNPKLEEPKFGFNEYAERLNGRAAMIGFILMVVIEYATNQGVLTWLGLK, via the coding sequence ATGACACAACCACAACCAACCGTTAACCCCAAATTAGAAGAACCTAAGTTTGGCTTCAATGAATATGCCGAGCGCTTGAATGGTCGAGCTGCTATGATTGGCTTCATCTTGATGGTGGTAATTGAATACGCTACCAATCAAGGCGTGCTCACATGGCTCGGTTTAAAGTAG
- a CDS encoding WD40 repeat domain-containing protein: protein MRSQGTGGGNAVFRPYFVLACMVAVALPVAIWQGQDMYVAHAANENLLDLTANTSFANPRLLHSFIAHEGTIKSLTFSPNSKILVSGGADNEGRIQFWNSQTGKKVGTIGKAHQKAVESIVMAPDGKTLVSCSSDNTINLWNLKNKNFSRSFVAHTTNVLSLAVSPDSKILVSGALDGIRLWDLQQQRPLATLVRFDNLIFTLAISPDGQILASGDSKGVIKLWNLTTGKLIRRVAAHNQVVTAVAFTPNGESLVSASRDRTIKLWNVNKGTRVLTLTGHNNWVNAIAINPDGQYLASAGKDGVKLWNLATGELLTSLAGHSDWVSAIAFSPDGQFLASGGFDRKINIWRSN, encoded by the coding sequence GTGAGGAGTCAGGGAACAGGTGGGGGTAATGCTGTCTTTCGTCCTTATTTTGTCTTGGCATGTATGGTAGCTGTCGCCCTACCTGTTGCCATCTGGCAAGGGCAAGATATGTATGTTGCCCATGCTGCTAACGAAAATCTACTAGACTTGACAGCTAACACAAGCTTTGCTAATCCTCGGTTGCTTCACTCCTTCATTGCTCATGAGGGAACTATTAAATCTCTAACCTTCAGTCCAAATAGCAAAATCTTGGTTAGTGGTGGCGCCGACAATGAAGGCAGAATTCAATTTTGGAATTCTCAAACGGGCAAAAAAGTGGGGACTATCGGCAAAGCACACCAAAAAGCGGTGGAATCTATCGTGATGGCGCCAGATGGTAAAACCCTCGTTAGCTGTAGTAGTGACAACACAATTAATCTTTGGAATCTGAAAAATAAGAATTTTAGCCGCTCTTTTGTCGCCCATACCACTAATGTATTGTCTTTAGCGGTATCACCTGATAGTAAAATTCTTGTCAGTGGTGCTTTAGATGGAATTCGGCTGTGGGATTTGCAACAACAGCGTCCACTGGCTACTCTGGTACGCTTTGATAATTTGATCTTTACCTTGGCGATTAGTCCTGATGGTCAGATTTTGGCTAGTGGTGATAGCAAGGGTGTAATTAAGTTATGGAATTTGACTACTGGTAAACTAATCCGTCGAGTTGCGGCGCATAATCAAGTCGTCACTGCTGTGGCTTTTACACCCAATGGCGAAAGTTTAGTTAGTGCTAGCCGCGATCGCACTATTAAGCTGTGGAATGTCAACAAGGGTACAAGAGTGCTCACCCTCACCGGACATAATAACTGGGTAAATGCGATCGCTATCAACCCCGATGGGCAATATCTAGCTAGCGCTGGCAAAGATGGGGTTAAATTGTGGAATTTAGCTACAGGTGAGTTATTAACTTCACTTGCTGGTCATTCTGACTGGGTGAGTGCGATCGCTTTTAGCCCCGATGGGCAATTTCTAGCCAGTGGCGGATTTGACCGGAAAATTAATATTTGGCGCAGTAATTGA
- a CDS encoding SET domain-containing protein, with protein sequence MTLKSLNNNSCKIFIDKCSFGRGGFAAQNITKGEVILTFTGKIITLDEVLAKDEQLVGNPLQIETKTYIDLEEPSVFINHHCNPNAGIVNTHTLVALIDIGKNEEIFYDYSTSMSEKDEPWTMECGCSAANCRKTIEDFHDLPTSIKEKYLQLGIVQEFIVREHNSVGKISLSQAN encoded by the coding sequence GTGACACTTAAGAGTCTTAATAATAATTCTTGCAAGATTTTTATTGATAAATGTAGTTTTGGTAGAGGAGGTTTTGCTGCTCAAAACATTACTAAAGGTGAAGTTATTTTGACCTTTACTGGCAAGATAATTACTTTGGATGAAGTTTTAGCAAAAGACGAGCAATTAGTCGGCAATCCATTGCAAATAGAGACTAAAACATATATTGACCTAGAAGAACCTAGCGTTTTTATCAATCATCATTGCAATCCCAATGCCGGAATTGTAAACACACATACATTAGTAGCTTTAATTGATATAGGCAAAAATGAGGAAATTTTCTACGATTACTCTACAAGTATGAGTGAGAAAGATGAACCATGGACAATGGAGTGTGGATGTTCAGCAGCAAATTGTAGAAAAACAATCGAGGATTTTCATGACTTGCCAACGAGTATTAAAGAAAAATATCTCCAACTAGGTATAGTCCAAGAATTCATTGTCCGTGAACACAATTCGGTGGGCAAAATTAGCTTAAGTCAAGCTAATTAA
- a CDS encoding Uma2 family endonuclease, with the protein MFNYNPLACLPSSEELPSSDDTPVDNELQILIPNLLLAVLATIWENRDDWFFGVNMGVYYTVNKPAIVPDAFLSLGVERFVGEQGRLSYVFWEEDGIPPILTLEIVSQTYNYEYEQKKLDYAQLGILYYVIYAPTRLRKRRQRLEVYRLVNGEYVLLPGDQIWMPEIGLGIGRERGKYQGITREWLYWYDEAGNRYLTPEEVKFQSQQQLAQSQQQLAQSQQQLAQSQQQLEELLIKLQQRGIDPNSL; encoded by the coding sequence ATGTTTAACTACAATCCTTTAGCTTGCCTACCTTCTTCCGAAGAGTTGCCAAGTTCTGATGATACTCCTGTGGATAATGAACTACAAATTTTAATTCCCAATTTATTGTTAGCTGTCTTAGCTACTATCTGGGAAAACCGGGATGATTGGTTTTTTGGCGTTAATATGGGAGTTTATTATACTGTTAATAAACCTGCCATTGTTCCTGATGCTTTTTTGAGTTTGGGTGTAGAACGTTTTGTTGGAGAACAAGGACGTTTAAGTTATGTATTTTGGGAAGAAGATGGGATTCCCCCAATTTTAACTTTAGAAATCGTTTCCCAAACTTACAATTATGAGTATGAACAAAAGAAGTTAGATTATGCACAGTTAGGTATTTTATATTATGTAATCTATGCACCAACTCGTCTACGGAAGAGACGCCAACGATTAGAAGTTTATCGTTTAGTTAATGGTGAATATGTTTTACTACCAGGTGATCAAATATGGATGCCAGAAATTGGTTTAGGTATTGGTCGGGAACGGGGAAAATATCAAGGCATTACGCGAGAATGGCTCTATTGGTATGATGAAGCTGGTAATAGATACCTGACACCAGAAGAAGTAAAATTTCAAAGTCAGCAACAATTAGCACAAAGTCAGCAACAATTAGCACAAAGTCAACAACAATTAGCACAAAGTCAACAACAATTAGAGGAACTGTTAATTAAGTTGCAACAGAGGGGAATCGATCCTAACAGCCTTTGA